In Marivirga salinae, a single window of DNA contains:
- a CDS encoding Ppx/GppA phosphatase family protein produces the protein MDKIAIIDLGTNTFHLLIVEVKDGEEKIIHKEKIAVKLGEGGISEGNISKDAEERAVKTMLYFKDKINEEKVDQVFASATSAMRNASNGTEVMQRIHDETGISIELISGLDEAKFIHKGVKKALEIGPEPALIMDIGGGSVEFIICNETEVFWMQSFEIGAQRLLDKFHKHDPILPKDIEKLDDFLRKELADLKVKMDIYQPHHLIGSSGTFDTLIDINYLQKGDDKPEDVAFSLSLEDFDRMFNEIIQKTREERMEIPGMIEMRVDMIVVAVCLIQFLIENNEFIDIKVSTYALKEGLLDAIISDELKLS, from the coding sequence ATGGATAAAATAGCCATTATAGATTTAGGCACGAATACTTTTCACTTACTCATTGTAGAAGTTAAAGATGGGGAAGAGAAAATTATTCATAAAGAAAAAATTGCAGTTAAGCTTGGTGAAGGTGGGATAAGCGAAGGCAACATCAGCAAAGATGCTGAGGAACGGGCTGTAAAAACCATGCTTTATTTCAAAGATAAAATCAATGAAGAGAAGGTAGATCAAGTATTTGCTAGTGCAACTTCTGCTATGCGTAATGCAAGCAATGGAACGGAAGTTATGCAAAGAATCCACGATGAAACAGGGATCTCCATAGAGTTGATTTCTGGACTAGATGAAGCAAAATTTATTCATAAAGGAGTTAAGAAAGCTTTAGAAATTGGACCTGAACCAGCTCTAATTATGGATATTGGAGGCGGTAGTGTTGAATTCATTATCTGCAACGAGACTGAGGTTTTCTGGATGCAAAGTTTTGAGATTGGTGCTCAAAGATTATTGGATAAATTCCATAAACACGATCCCATCTTACCAAAAGACATTGAGAAGCTTGATGATTTCTTAAGAAAAGAATTAGCTGATCTCAAAGTGAAAATGGACATTTACCAACCTCATCATCTGATTGGTTCTTCCGGCACTTTCGATACTTTGATAGATATTAACTACCTACAAAAAGGAGATGATAAACCTGAGGATGTTGCTTTTTCACTTTCTCTTGAAGATTTCGATCGTATGTTCAATGAAATCATCCAAAAAACTAGAGAAGAAAGAATGGAAATCCCCGGCATGATTGAAATGCGTGTGGATATGATAGTAGTAGCCGTTTGTTTAATTCAATTCCTGATTGAAAACAATGAGTTTATTGATATCAAGGTATCCACTTACGCGCTTAAAGAAGGTTTATTGGATGCCATTATATCAGATGAATTAAAATTATCATAA
- a CDS encoding IS110 family transposase: MKTKVNDFSGMNIYAGIDVHKKSWSVTILVDEQEHRTFNQPPSAEVLYKYLNKHFSGASYHSAYEAGFCGYGHHRQLLELGIDNMVINPADVPTTGKDKAGKTDKVDSRKIAKGLRNGSLTGIHIFDESGQDLRSFARMRHNMQKDLRKAKQRIKVFLNFNTITVPAHLDDDNWSKAYETWLEEEVKFSTENARTAFDFMLANYHYQKQQVRQISKELRAYFRKYHKQDYFLLRTIPGIGPLSAIAIISEVGDINRFANVDKLSSYVGLLPLTNNSGETERVGGMSYRCNNYLRTILVEASWQAIRKDPAMLLYYKKHAAKGNGKRAIVKVAAKLLNRIRYVLKNKEEYVLGVVK, from the coding sequence ATGAAGACTAAAGTTAATGATTTTTCAGGAATGAATATCTATGCAGGAATAGATGTTCACAAAAAGAGCTGGTCAGTCACTATTCTAGTAGATGAACAGGAGCATAGAACATTTAATCAACCACCAAGTGCAGAAGTACTATACAAGTATTTAAACAAACATTTCTCAGGGGCTAGCTATCATAGTGCCTATGAAGCTGGCTTTTGTGGTTATGGACACCATCGTCAACTGCTGGAACTAGGAATTGATAATATGGTTATCAATCCAGCTGATGTACCCACGACTGGTAAGGACAAGGCAGGAAAGACCGATAAAGTAGATAGCCGCAAGATTGCAAAAGGCCTTCGAAACGGGAGCCTGACTGGTATCCATATATTTGATGAATCGGGTCAGGACCTACGGAGCTTTGCCAGGATGAGGCATAATATGCAGAAAGATTTACGCAAAGCAAAGCAACGCATAAAAGTGTTTCTCAATTTTAACACCATTACTGTTCCTGCGCATCTTGATGATGATAATTGGAGTAAAGCTTATGAGACCTGGCTTGAAGAGGAGGTTAAGTTCTCTACTGAAAATGCACGGACTGCTTTCGATTTTATGTTGGCCAACTATCATTATCAAAAACAGCAAGTAAGACAGATAAGCAAGGAACTTAGAGCCTACTTTCGCAAATATCATAAACAAGATTATTTCCTACTGCGGACTATTCCCGGTATTGGTCCATTGTCAGCCATTGCCATTATCAGTGAAGTGGGAGACATTAATCGATTTGCTAATGTCGATAAACTCAGTAGTTATGTTGGATTACTACCGCTGACCAATAACAGTGGAGAAACTGAAAGAGTAGGAGGCATGAGTTATAGGTGTAATAATTATCTACGCACTATTCTAGTAGAAGCCTCATGGCAAGCCATCAGAAAAGATCCTGCCATGTTGCTCTACTACAAAAAGCACGCAGCCAAGGGGAATGGAAAGCGGGCTATTGTGAAGGTGGCTGCCAAGTTGCTCAATAGAATCAGATATGTATTAAAAAACAAAGAAGAATATGTGTTGGGCGTAGTAAAGTAA
- the pafA gene encoding alkaline phosphatase PafA, which produces MMRYFSGALALLILFSCQAVQKKEEKVKKPKLVVGIVIDQLRHDYFERYADNFGEDGFKRLISDGFYNHNTHYNYIPTFTGPGHASVYTGTTPATHGIIANNWYDKNIRTSVYCAEDTSVYTIGSTSEAGLMSPHRMLSSTITDELGLATNFKSKVIGISIKDRGSILPAGHNPTGSFWYDKSNGHFVSSSYYGKKRLPTWLQDFNNRNLADDYLNQTWELSMPLADYTESTADDMPYEMMVRGKKKPIFPYNLKALRAENGNFSLLPNTAYGNTILADLAIATLEGEEMGKDDVTDFLALSFSSTDYIGHGFGPRSVEVQDTYIKLDQEIARLFKHLDEKVGKGNYLIFVTSDHGCAEVPEYLQANKIPADHYDGKAYVKNMSNALNQKFGEGEWIEDFSNEQFFLNHDLITEMNIELDAIRKFMVNEALKLEGVAEAYSATDMQSTQFTQHKAAALQMGYNFKRSGDVLLILEPGWFYQTRSATTHGTGYAYDTHVPLIWYGSGIKSGTSYKRQNIDDIAVTLAHILGTSLPNGATGEPIQEILE; this is translated from the coding sequence ATGATGAGATATTTTAGCGGAGCTTTGGCTCTATTGATTTTATTTTCTTGCCAAGCGGTTCAGAAAAAAGAAGAAAAAGTAAAAAAGCCTAAATTGGTGGTGGGAATTGTGATTGACCAGCTACGCCATGACTACTTTGAGCGTTATGCTGATAATTTTGGAGAAGATGGTTTTAAAAGATTGATTTCGGATGGATTTTATAACCATAACACTCACTACAACTATATCCCAACCTTTACAGGCCCGGGTCATGCGTCAGTTTATACCGGAACTACACCAGCTACGCATGGAATAATCGCCAATAATTGGTATGATAAAAATATCAGAACCTCTGTGTATTGCGCAGAAGATACTTCTGTTTATACCATTGGTTCTACTTCTGAGGCTGGCTTAATGTCGCCACACAGAATGTTGAGCAGCACCATTACGGATGAGTTAGGACTGGCTACCAATTTCAAATCAAAAGTAATAGGGATTTCCATTAAAGACAGAGGGTCAATTTTGCCAGCTGGTCATAACCCAACGGGTTCTTTTTGGTATGATAAAAGCAATGGACATTTTGTAAGCAGTAGTTATTATGGAAAAAAGAGATTACCGACTTGGCTGCAAGATTTCAATAACCGTAATCTGGCGGATGATTATTTAAACCAAACATGGGAGCTTTCAATGCCTTTGGCAGACTATACTGAATCCACTGCAGATGATATGCCTTATGAAATGATGGTAAGAGGTAAAAAGAAACCCATTTTTCCTTATAATTTGAAAGCTTTAAGAGCAGAAAATGGAAACTTTAGCTTGTTGCCGAATACCGCCTATGGGAACACTATTTTGGCTGATTTGGCTATTGCCACTTTGGAAGGAGAAGAAATGGGGAAAGATGATGTTACTGATTTTCTAGCGCTTAGCTTTTCTTCAACAGATTATATCGGTCATGGATTTGGTCCACGCTCGGTGGAGGTGCAAGATACTTACATCAAATTAGACCAAGAGATAGCCCGGTTGTTCAAACACTTAGATGAGAAAGTGGGCAAAGGTAATTATCTGATTTTTGTGACTTCTGACCACGGATGTGCGGAAGTACCTGAATATTTGCAAGCCAATAAAATTCCTGCGGATCATTATGATGGCAAAGCCTATGTGAAAAATATGAGTAATGCTTTAAATCAGAAATTTGGTGAAGGCGAATGGATTGAAGATTTTTCCAATGAGCAGTTTTTCTTAAATCATGATTTAATAACTGAAATGAATATTGAGTTAGATGCCATCAGAAAATTCATGGTTAATGAAGCTTTAAAATTAGAAGGAGTAGCAGAAGCTTATTCGGCTACCGATATGCAAAGCACTCAATTTACACAACATAAAGCTGCGGCTTTGCAAATGGGTTATAATTTTAAGCGCTCTGGAGATGTGTTGTTAATATTAGAACCAGGCTGGTTTTACCAAACTCGCTCAGCCACTACCCATGGAACAGGCTATGCTTATGATACTCATGTGCCACTGATTTGGTATGGCTCCGGCATCAAAAGCGGAACATCCTACAAAAGACAAAATATAGACGATATAGCAGTGACCTTGGCTCACATTTTGGGGACTTCCCTGCCAAATGGCGCCACTGGTGAGCCTATTCAAGAGATTTTGGAGTAA
- a CDS encoding Ldh family oxidoreductase, translating into MSPYNYKALQNFVKEVFSQMGCPENEAAEASEVLVNADLRGVDSHGVARLHGYIRLWEEGRINAKPNIKIVHETPSTAVVDGDKGLGLVVAPFAMRIAMEKAEKVGTGWVSVKNSNHYGIAGHHSMMALDKDMIGWSMTNASPLVSPTFSKERLLGTNPISIAIPTKNQPPYVADFATTTVANGKLEVLKRKNEKAPLGWVQDKDGKGTTDVDALKKGGSMLPLGGSREHSGHKGYILGSIVDIFSAVLSGANYGPWAPPFVSFLPLKENPVGEGLGHFLGAMRIDAFRPAEDFKSHMDNWIKTFRNAETTGENDKVLIPGDPEREISEERRANGIPLLPAVVEDLSEIGKKFDLNFQDYFNLPQ; encoded by the coding sequence ATGAGTCCCTACAATTACAAAGCATTACAAAATTTCGTAAAAGAGGTATTCAGTCAAATGGGTTGCCCTGAAAATGAAGCTGCGGAAGCATCTGAAGTTTTGGTTAATGCAGATTTACGCGGAGTAGATTCTCATGGTGTGGCTCGTTTGCATGGTTATATAAGACTATGGGAAGAAGGCAGGATTAATGCAAAACCCAATATTAAAATCGTGCATGAAACGCCCAGTACTGCAGTAGTTGATGGAGATAAAGGCTTAGGGTTGGTAGTAGCGCCATTTGCCATGCGAATCGCCATGGAAAAAGCAGAAAAAGTAGGTACTGGCTGGGTATCGGTTAAAAACTCCAATCATTATGGGATAGCCGGCCACCATAGTATGATGGCCTTAGATAAAGATATGATTGGGTGGTCGATGACGAATGCAAGCCCTTTAGTTTCCCCTACATTTTCAAAAGAAAGATTATTGGGTACTAACCCGATTTCCATTGCTATCCCCACCAAAAACCAACCTCCTTATGTAGCGGATTTTGCGACTACTACTGTTGCGAATGGCAAACTAGAGGTTCTAAAAAGGAAAAATGAAAAAGCTCCTTTAGGCTGGGTACAAGATAAAGATGGAAAAGGAACAACTGACGTAGATGCTTTGAAGAAAGGTGGTAGTATGCTGCCTTTAGGTGGTTCAAGAGAACACTCAGGTCACAAAGGATATATTCTTGGTTCTATTGTAGACATCTTCTCTGCAGTACTCTCAGGCGCAAACTATGGTCCTTGGGCTCCTCCTTTCGTTAGCTTCTTGCCATTGAAAGAAAACCCTGTAGGTGAAGGCTTAGGTCATTTCCTAGGAGCGATGAGAATTGATGCCTTCCGACCTGCCGAAGACTTCAAATCACATATGGATAATTGGATTAAAACTTTCAGGAATGCTGAAACAACCGGTGAAAACGATAAAGTACTAATTCCTGGTGATCCGGAAAGAGAAATTAGTGAAGAGAGGAGAGCAAACGGAATACCGTTATTGCCAGCAGTGGTTGAAGATTTAAGTGAAATCGGTAAGAAATTCGACTTGAACTTTCAAGACTATTTTAATTTACCACAATAA
- a CDS encoding FtsB family cell division protein: MDRIPKIFKNFYFIAGAVFLIWMLFIDGNDLISQWRLASRYSDLQKEKEYYQEMIKDVELDREGLLSDDELLEKFARERYLMKKESEDLFVIVEKE, translated from the coding sequence ATGGATAGGATTCCAAAAATATTTAAGAATTTTTACTTCATAGCAGGTGCCGTATTCCTGATTTGGATGCTATTCATTGATGGTAATGATTTGATTTCTCAATGGAGGCTTGCCTCAAGGTATAGTGATTTGCAGAAGGAGAAAGAATATTATCAAGAAATGATAAAGGATGTCGAACTGGATAGGGAAGGGCTTTTGAGTGATGATGAATTGCTCGAGAAATTTGCCAGAGAAAGATATCTCATGAAAAAAGAATCCGAAGATCTTTTCGTTATTGTCGAAAAAGAATAA